A segment of the Triticum urartu cultivar G1812 chromosome 1, Tu2.1, whole genome shotgun sequence genome:
AGAGGCTGGGCACGCAAGCCGGCACGACACGGCCCGATTACGTTTTTTACTTTTTTATACATCTATATATGGCCTAATATGTAAAAATAGGCTAAAAAACACTCAGTGCGTCAAATAACAGGCTGAAAATATGCGGCCCACCATGCTAAACGGGCCAACGTGCCGGCCCGTTTACTAACTGGGCCGTGCCTGGGCCTGGAGCGCAGCACGTGGGCCGGCATGGCACCGCCCGTATAGTAATTGTGCCCTGGCGGGCCGGCCCGTTTGGCCAGGAATGCATGTCGAGAAAACTGGGACCATTATTTAAACAGACATGTATGTATCTGACCGTCGATTGACCATCTTCTTctcgaaaaaaagaaaaagaaaaaactctTGGATCGACCAAACCCTAGAGAAAGAGGGGCTCCTcttccatggccggcggcgatTCTTCTCCCGTGGCGGCTGCGGCTGCGGCGAGGAAGTGGGAGTGGGACCAAGAAGAGTATCGGTGCGAGCCGGCGGAGTATTTCGTGGACCCGCGATACAGCGAGTACGACCCCAAGCAGGGTGTCACACCCCATCCTGGATCGGGATCGGAGATTAGGGAATTTCGTAGCAGGGGTTGCGAGAGACAAGAGTATATGCGAGGTATATGCTTGTATTAGCTGTAAAGTTTGACAGAGTTGTTCATAGGAGAATAATGCCCGCTATTACAGAGTGGGGTGCTGGCTTATATAGCTCAGCCGGAACAGCGAAAAGAAACAGGAACGGCAAAGGGAAAAGCTACAGCACGGAAGTCACTGTTACAGGCGAGCGAAGCGAGCCATTAGATTGCCCCGCCAAGGTGCATCCTAACCGCACATTAACTGAATATGGCTCTGCAGTGATCCGAAACTGACACAGGGCTGTTTCATATGCGTCCGCTACTTCTTCGACGGCAAACTCGACCTGGACAGGAGTGTACGTTCCAATCCAATCCAATCCCCCTTATCGATCCTTATTGTCTTCGTTATGCATGTCTAGTTCATGatttttttttggtatttcagTTCAAAGTTCAAATACCAGTCAGTAACTTAGTATCACTTCATTCCCCAAAATCAATCCGAAGGTTACCTCCACTTCCTACTAGATTTATTCGGAAGCAAAGGCTGCCGCTTCCAAATTCATTCGTCAATTAGGCTCTGTTTGGACGCTCACTACTTTTAATTACTATACACCCTCCGTTGCGAATTATAAGATGTTCTAACCTCTTTCTGAATTGGATGTATATAGATGcgttttagtgtgtttgttcacaCATTTTAGTCTGTGTGTAGTCCATATTAAAATATCAAAATCATTTACTAATTCGGAAAAGAGGTGATAGTATATTACTATGGAAAAGATGGGAGCACAGCCTGCCTGGTTTGGTTTTCAATGGATCTGTTCCAACCAATTTACACCTACATACATACTCTTCCTTTTACTCTCTTTGGTTGATTGAGATGAGCTTTCCTCTCGTTTGACAGCACCTGCTGGTCCCATGCGGCATACTGGTAAAATCTTCAGAGAGGGGTTCCCGCTCGCAAACTCGGTCAATGTTGTCTCCATCAAGATAGTTTCCTCCGACTATGGCTATCCACTCGGTGTTTATGGTACCATCATAGCCAGGGACAGTTTAGATCAAAAATGTGTCTATGTATTCCGGCGCGACAAGGACGATTGCCAGCTCATCAGCTCAAAGGTTTTACTGCCATTTGCCTCATAGCTACAGACACATACAACATATCAATTTGTATTTTCTTGTACTGGTACTTCCTCATATCAGTCCTCTGATTtacaaaataaaaaaaaacttTGGCAAATtgacatgtactccctccgttcggaaatacttgACGTGATTTTAGTTCAAAGGTTGTAGATCATAAATACCTAACCTAGCTACTGTACATTGATACCAGCATTGAGGTGCCGACACCGAAGAGGATCTTTATTCtttggctctttgttgtttgaTAAGCCTAGCTGGCTTGTTGATTACCTGAAACCCTGACAACAACCAATATCATCCATGTCTAATAGTACGTGTGCAGTCTCATCAGATCCTAACATATCACATTCTATCCTCTATTCTTGAACGACATCCTACCCAGTTTTTAAGGATTTAAATTTCAATTTTGGACATGGAAAGAAACTGATGCTATCATCACTCAAGTGAATCATCATCCTTTCACCTTCACCTTGAGAGAACCCTCTTCTTCATGGTTTTGTCCTTAAAATTCCAACCTAAAATTCCAACCTAAGGAGAAAGATGCATGATTTTTGTTGTCGCGGAGGGAATACAGGATGCATACCTGTTGCCGGTAAGGCACGGTTTAGCCAACTGACCATGGTTTGTACTAGAAGAGTGATGAAAGCCAAGGTTCAACACAGCACGCACAAAAGATTTGGTGTAAAAGTGTAATAAACTTCTCCCAAAGTTTGAGGATGATACAATCAGGGACCTGACAACAGCAGCGTACAAAAAACTCCCATGGATTACAGTAGCTCAGAATTCAACTCCTCGGGAATATAACATGCTGGACTTCATCACACGGTCATACACAGAGCAATGGTGCTGTATTACAGATTTAAGGCAGACAGACATGTAATCATGCAACGCTGTTGGCAGCAATACGCTAGTAGCTGACGATTCAATAGATGAATTGAATCTTGGTAGAATGGTAAAGCGGCAAAGGCCCAGGGATGGGGCTGACGCTAGACGGGCAATGCCGCAAAACAATGCTTCTTCTTCTATGTGTATGGTTCTGGCATTGGTTGCACAGATCAGGTGATACACCAGTATGatgcattcttcttcttctacagCTTGTCTTAAGATGAGTCTGTTGTCGGCCGAGATCTGCTTCCTGATAAATCTGCAGCCGCGACGTCGATCTAGTGTTGTATGAGTTGCATTGGCTGCACTTATGGCCAATTACGTGGAAGTCCACTTCTGAGACTTTGTTTTCAGTGGTTCTGTTCCATCCAGTTGACACCTACATACATACTCTTCTCTTTACTCTCTTTGATTGATTGAGATGAGTTTTCCTCTTGTTTGACAGCACCTGCTGGTCCCATGCGACATACTGGTAAAACCTTCAAAGAGGGGTTCCGGCTCAAAAACTCGGTCAATGTTGTCTCCATCAAGATTGTTTCCTCCGACTATAGCTACCCACTCAATGTCTACGGTACCATCATAGCCAGGGACAGTCTGGATTGAAAATGTGTCTATATATTCCGGCGCGAGCAGGATGATTGCCAGCTCATCGGCTCAAAGGTTTTACTGCCATTTGCCTCATAGCTACAGACACATACAACATATAAATGTGTATTTCTTGTACTGGTATTTCCTCATATTAGTCCTCTGATTTACAAAATAAAATAATTGGTGATTTCCTGACGGAAAAATTTCTGAATGTTGTATGTCAGTAATTCTGATTTAGGTTTTGTATGTTATACTTGAATAACGGGTCTGGTTTTGCATCTGTTCCGTATGATGTTTGATTTTAAGATACTTCAGTTAGTTTTCTTATAGCGAATAGTGTTAGGAGCCAGGGGTTTATCACTTGCGTGCCTCAGTTTATGGTTCTACGGCAATCTGCACAATAAGAAAAGGAGTACAAAAAATACATCAGCACAGATGTAGCATAATTTTTCTGAGTGTAATTACCTTGTTTCATCATTCAAAACATAGCTAAAAATGAACCCCAAAGCAAGGGTAATTCAATCAATCCCAGAAACAAGCATCTTGAATTTATCTATTCAAATTGATCTTGCAGGATGATTCATTGATTTTGACTGGCCCCAAGAGAGGATTCATGGTATGCGATGATATATTCTTCGAAATCAATCTGAAGGTGAAGGATGTGCATGGGAGGACTGTTGATGATGATAGACTCAGTAAAGGCCTGATGGAGGTGGATGCTATCCGCAGGCTGGAATATAGTCCCAGATATGTGGTTGAAACGGAAACACTTGTCAGCATGCACAGCATATTGGATTTAAACTATACATTCGTAAGGAGGTCGGTGGAGGCCACTGTTGAGATCAGGATCCTTGAGGGACCTGATGAATTCCATGGGAAGATTGTTGCTTCCACTACCAGTATTCCATGCGACATTGTGCTACATGATAGCAAAGTGAGTGGTGCCCTAACTGCAGGTGACAATGGAGTCATACAAACGGCGCGGCACGTAGTAGGAGTCTCTGTGGATGAGATTCTGGTGttgactgttgctgctgctgtcgGTGATGATGAGTTATCTGTCGTCACTATTGAGTTTACTCCAAGTCGCAATGGTTACGATGATGGGAGTATCACCTGCGGGGACTACAAGATGCTTCTGAAGGTCACTTGGGCGATTATGTAACTCTTAGTTATTTAGTCGTGGCAGTCTGCCAGATTCTCTAGATCCTTTTTATGTAACGCAGCTTTAAATTCTTTGGATTCCTCCTCTTTGTATCCAACTTGGCTGCGCATTATTGTGCCAAGGAAGTGGTTCTGAATAGTATCTGATTCAAACCTATAGCAGAATTTACCCCTTTTAAAATTTATTAAATAGGTTTTTTCAGAATTTTCGGAACTTTCGAAAGCGTTTTTTGGTGGCACTAGCACACCCAATATGCCCCCCTGGAGCATCACTAACAAGCGCCCATCAATAGAACTGATGCACTGGATGAACCCAATTCCCAGTGATTGCAAAGCCTGATTAAGCATTTTTCATGCACTCCACATCAATTACAAGCAAATTCTGGTTGGGCAAATATTTGACAATGAATTTACCATATGTTTTCATCTATAGAGTTTGGATATCTCAGGAAAAATGTACAGTTCAACAAAATGCTTGGTTTGCTCAATGGACAAAGCAATATGAACTTCAGAGCAACAAGATTTGCTATCTTCAGGAGGTGTTTCAGGCTTTCAGCCAATAACATAACACAGATGGATCTCTTCAACATCTAGCATTGGGTCTCTAGTCTTTTATCCATCTCCGTTTCCTAGGATGCCCTTGCCTCGCCATATAAACCCGGCCATAAACCTCGCCATATAAACCACGTCATTCTGGATGAGGTTTGCCGCTGTCGCGTCTGCCTCGTCGGCTATCCTTGTATGACAATCCCGGATCCAGTGACCCTGGTTGCTACAGTAGCGGCACTTGTTCCGGTCGCCACTGTCGCCGGTACCTCGCCTAGGCCCGCCCTGCTGGGATTGGCCTGGCTTGCCGTCGCGGTTGCCACCGCCGCTCTGGGCACAACCTTTGCCTCTGCCGTGAGCTCTGTTTCTCGTGGGGACGCctcccccactaccagaagagcCGTCGCGGCCGCACTGTTGAAAGCGCGCGTCCCACTGCTCCCTAGTGAGTAGCAGTTGGCCGTCAGTGCGTTCGTTGGCTTTGTCGCCGCGCTCCTCGACGACCTTGAGCCGGCCTACGAGCTCCTCGATTGTCATGGTGGAGAGGTCCACCAGGCTCTCGATGGACCAGGCCGGTCGCTTGTACTGCCCCGGGATGAGGCGGAGGAACTTGAGAAGCATCCTCTTGTCGTTGATGGGATCTCCGAGTGTTGCGAGCTCGTTGACAAGGCCCTGTGACCGCATGGCGAAGTCGTCCATTTGTTCACCGGCCTTGAACCGGATGTCCTCGTACTGGAGGCGCAAGGACCGAGCCTTCGGCTCCCGTACGTGCTCTATGCCAATGTGCATAGccttgtgaaggaaatatgccc
Coding sequences within it:
- the LOC125549612 gene encoding uncharacterized protein LOC125549612, translated to MRPLLLRRQTRPGQESPAGPMRHTGKIFREGFPLANSVNVVSIKIVSSDYGYPLGVYGTIIARDSLDQKCVYVFRRDKDDCQLISSKDDSLILTGPKRGFMVCDDIFFEINLKVKDVHGRTVDDDRLSKGLMEVDAIRRLEYSPRYVVETETLVSMHSILDLNYTFVRRSVEATVEIRILEGPDEFHGKIVASTTSIPCDIVLHDSKVSGALTAGDNGVIQTARHVVGVSVDEILVLTVAAAVGDDELSVVTIEFTPSRNGYDDGSITCGDYKMLLKVTWAIM